One window from the genome of Pseudoalteromonas sp. '520P1 No. 423' encodes:
- a CDS encoding LysR family transcriptional regulator → MNWDDLKVFLEVARSETLTMASKRLNIDPSTVSRRIHKLENELGTQLFDRSVTGHQLTEHGHELLTTALDIEKKTVATLDILQGKNLEDKGNIRIGTTDAFGSYFITEQLTSFHLQHKQISIDLLPLQRLVKLTQYEADLAVTVEKPENKSLVVTKLCDYRLKMYASKEYLAQHGGMSCLSQLSNHAMIGYVDDLIFSDQLCYLDRYLEKVKPVFRSTSVIAQYKAVENGLGLAILPCFLASKSENLVPVLENDINIIRSFWMAAPVERKRLARVEKLWQHLKLTTQQAEALLLGQ, encoded by the coding sequence ATGAATTGGGATGACCTAAAAGTCTTTTTGGAAGTTGCTAGAAGTGAAACTTTAACCATGGCCTCAAAGCGATTAAATATTGACCCTTCTACGGTTTCTAGGCGAATTCATAAATTAGAAAATGAATTAGGCACACAACTTTTTGATCGCAGTGTAACAGGCCATCAATTAACTGAGCACGGTCACGAATTACTAACCACAGCATTAGATATTGAGAAAAAAACGGTGGCGACCCTTGATATTTTGCAAGGCAAAAACCTTGAAGATAAAGGCAATATCAGAATTGGTACCACAGATGCATTTGGTAGCTACTTTATTACTGAGCAATTAACATCTTTTCATCTTCAACATAAACAAATATCAATAGATCTACTTCCTTTACAACGTTTGGTTAAACTAACGCAATATGAAGCAGATTTGGCCGTTACCGTAGAAAAGCCGGAAAATAAATCTCTTGTTGTGACTAAACTCTGTGACTACCGCTTAAAAATGTATGCCAGTAAAGAATACTTAGCGCAACACGGTGGTATGAGCTGTTTATCTCAACTTTCAAATCATGCAATGATAGGATATGTTGATGACTTAATATTTAGTGATCAACTGTGTTATTTAGACAGATACTTAGAAAAAGTAAAACCCGTTTTTAGAAGTACCAGTGTTATCGCGCAGTATAAAGCAGTTGAAAACGGCCTAGGTTTAGCAATATTACCTTGTTTTTTAGCATCAAAATCAGAAAACTTAGTGCCAGTATTAGAAAATGATATTAATATAATACGCAGTTTTTGGATGGCCGCACCCGTTGAACGTAAAAGATTAGCCAGAGTAGAGAAACTTTGGCAACATCTCAAGTTAACAACCCAGCAAGCTGAAGCTTTACTACTAGGCCAGTAA
- a CDS encoding lytic transglycosylase domain-containing protein, whose product MKISKILSIGLLSLSINTAINFDAKAKDPVPLFDQWLVELRAEAKKKGITDETIEAALTDLKLYPKAIKSDRAQPEFKRTFKNYSEKRLSQWRLKTGAKMQKEHGALLKEVGEAYGVQPRFILSFWGLETNYGNYMGKNDIIRSLATLAYDKRRAAYFRKELFNALIILDEGHIALKDMKGSWSGAMGQGQFMPSSFLRFAQDFDGDGKKDIWGNHADVFASIANYLKHFGWNNNQTWGREVTLPDNASTWLKTVKADKPEKGCRALRTHTDKLSLKEWNDYGIRRLNLKNLPDVNLKATLILPDGEKGQAFLTYDNYRTILRYNCANSYALTIGLLADKFK is encoded by the coding sequence ATGAAAATTTCTAAAATTCTTTCGATTGGACTTTTGTCACTTTCGATAAATACAGCCATCAATTTTGATGCAAAAGCAAAAGACCCTGTACCACTATTTGATCAATGGTTAGTAGAACTTCGAGCAGAAGCCAAGAAAAAAGGTATTACAGATGAAACGATTGAAGCGGCATTAACCGATTTAAAACTTTACCCTAAAGCCATTAAAAGTGACCGTGCACAACCTGAATTTAAACGCACATTTAAAAATTATAGTGAAAAGCGTTTATCTCAGTGGCGGCTAAAAACAGGCGCTAAAATGCAAAAAGAGCATGGCGCATTACTTAAAGAAGTTGGTGAAGCGTATGGTGTTCAACCACGATTTATTTTGTCATTTTGGGGATTAGAAACTAACTACGGAAATTACATGGGTAAGAACGATATTATTCGTTCACTCGCTACGTTAGCTTATGATAAACGCCGCGCAGCCTATTTCAGAAAAGAGCTATTTAATGCTTTAATCATTTTAGATGAAGGACATATCGCACTTAAAGATATGAAAGGTTCTTGGAGTGGTGCTATGGGTCAAGGTCAATTTATGCCATCTAGCTTCTTGCGTTTTGCACAAGATTTTGACGGTGATGGTAAAAAAGATATTTGGGGTAACCATGCTGACGTATTTGCATCTATCGCAAATTACTTAAAACACTTTGGCTGGAATAATAACCAAACTTGGGGCCGTGAAGTCACTTTACCTGATAATGCAAGTACTTGGTTAAAAACTGTAAAAGCAGATAAACCAGAAAAAGGTTGCCGCGCTTTAAGAACTCATACAGATAAACTATCTCTTAAAGAGTGGAATGATTACGGTATACGCCGTTTAAATCTTAAAAATTTACCGGATGTAAACTTAAAAGCCACGCTTATTTTACCTGATGGTGAAAAAGGCCAAGCATTCTTAACATATGATAACTACCGCACTATTTTACGTTATAACTGTGCAAATAGTTACGCACTGACTATTGGTTTATTGGCTGATAAATTTAAATAA
- a CDS encoding NAD(P)H-dependent oxidoreductase gives MRFTILNINLNVLRKLLQNTYHFLLDHYGYERDNNTQLQNDKDSVLSQLYSCDAVVIVEPEWDGKIPPALVNLLLCANDSYSGLLLGHNPAFTIGLSTSAGGSNPISLLKSYAAKNTHFRYQIQLFYLLTINKQQDLLCAFRFFCHHLITFRHSTFIFR, from the coding sequence ATGAGATTTACAATATTAAATATTAATCTGAATGTTTTACGGAAATTGTTACAAAACACTTACCATTTTTTATTGGACCATTATGGCTATGAGCGAGACAATAATACCCAACTACAAAACGATAAAGACTCTGTTTTAAGTCAATTATATTCGTGTGATGCTGTGGTTATTGTTGAACCGGAATGGGACGGCAAGATCCCACCTGCACTTGTTAATTTACTATTATGTGCTAATGACTCCTATTCAGGTTTACTGCTTGGCCATAACCCAGCTTTTACAATTGGATTATCTACATCTGCTGGTGGCAGTAACCCCATTTCATTACTTAAGTCTTATGCTGCTAAAAATACTCACTTTCGGTATCAAATACAGTTATTTTATCTGTTAACAATCAATAAACAACAGGACTTACTTTGTGCTTTTAGATTTTTCTGCCATCATCTTATTACTTTTAGGCATAGCACATTCATATTTAGGTGA
- a CDS encoding prepilin-type N-terminal cleavage/methylation domain-containing protein, translating into MHRDLYANKTNKLSGFTLLELIIVIVIVIVIVIVILAVLAIIALPKFLDLNSNAATSVGSDIFPICYLQVECLKR; encoded by the coding sequence TTGCATCGAGATTTATACGCCAATAAAACAAATAAACTTTCTGGTTTTACCTTATTAGAACTTATCATTGTCATTGTCATTGTTATTGTTATTGTTATTGTTATTTTAGCTGTATTAGCAATTATAGCCCTACCTAAGTTTTTAGATCTCAACTCTAATGCTGCAACTTCTGTAGGTAGTGATATATTTCCAATATGTTACTTACAAGTGGAATGCCTCAAGAGGTAG
- a CDS encoding MAPEG family protein, giving the protein MLITMFMMVLLTFIVGIITVTVRIKNVKKGKMSRKYFRLMQGDDLPDLVTKTTRNFNNQFELPVLFYVVCTLFISLNIRSEFALYTAIVFVISRYLHAVIHISYNNVMHRMISFFIGFICILAMWVNLLIIQS; this is encoded by the coding sequence ATGTTAATAACAATGTTTATGATGGTACTACTGACGTTTATTGTAGGAATAATAACAGTAACAGTTAGAATTAAAAATGTTAAAAAAGGTAAGATGAGTCGTAAATATTTTAGACTTATGCAAGGAGATGATTTACCTGACTTAGTGACTAAGACAACCCGTAATTTTAATAATCAGTTTGAGTTACCAGTATTATTTTATGTTGTATGTACGCTATTTATATCGTTAAACATACGAAGTGAATTTGCACTATATACCGCAATTGTTTTTGTAATATCTCGTTATCTTCATGCAGTAATTCATATTAGTTATAATAATGTGATGCATCGAATGATAAGTTTTTTTATCGGTTTTATCTGTATATTAGCCATGTGGGTTAATCTATTAATTATACAAAGTTAG
- a CDS encoding cupin domain-containing protein: MPLHEFEGESTALVYWPKGEHFVQHTHFSGEEIYVISGEFIDKKGRYPAGSWIRNPHMSVHNPYVEQDSIILVKVGHL, translated from the coding sequence ATGCCTTTGCATGAGTTTGAAGGAGAATCTACAGCACTGGTTTATTGGCCAAAAGGAGAGCACTTTGTTCAACATACACATTTTTCAGGAGAAGAAATATATGTAATAAGCGGTGAGTTTATTGATAAAAAAGGTCGCTATCCTGCGGGTAGTTGGATCAGAAACCCGCATATGAGTGTTCATAATCCTTATGTTGAACAAGATTCAATTATTTTAGTAAAAGTAGGGCATTTATAA
- a CDS encoding M28 family metallopeptidase, with the protein MKKLLSLSLLSTLVLAGCATTALNKTDFESAYNTINSEQLTTHIKAFASDEFGGRGPSTEGEKLTLAYLTKHFKELGYQPGNGDSFLQKVPLVSLEASPEMGLTIGDKTYQYKKEMVMGSSRISEFEVIENSELVFVGYGVNAPEYNWNDYKDLDVKGKTVVILVNDPGFATKDPELFTGDAMTYYGRWTYKYEEASRQGAAGAIIVHETAPASYPWSVVENSWTGPQFGFQKENNNMDRVAVEGWITNDVAIEIFKKAGLDFGKQKQLAAKSSHHADLGDLTASVSVKNTIKKSISNNFIATLPGSDKADEHIIYSAHWDHLGTDPTKKGDKIYNGAHDNATGTAGMIEVAEAFASLPKNPKRSITFLALTAEEQGLLGSKYYAANPVISPKSTVANINMDSLNLLGRVKDVSVVGIGKSELDDMLAVAATKQNRTIGGDPKPSSGGYYRSDHFAFASMGVPAMYAGGGTLPIDDATAKYRKRMGLILRGCYHQACDHYRKGWDLSGAVQDLKLFYHVGFDLSEQKDWPKWDTKSEFQRK; encoded by the coding sequence ATGAAAAAACTTCTTAGTTTAAGCCTACTAAGTACATTGGTACTGGCTGGCTGTGCAACTACAGCATTAAATAAAACCGATTTTGAATCAGCATATAACACAATTAATAGCGAACAGCTAACAACGCATATTAAAGCTTTTGCATCCGATGAATTTGGTGGCCGAGGCCCTTCAACTGAAGGTGAAAAACTGACTTTAGCTTACCTAACTAAACATTTTAAAGAGTTAGGTTACCAACCAGGTAATGGTGACAGTTTTTTACAAAAAGTCCCTTTAGTATCTCTTGAAGCATCACCTGAAATGGGCTTAACGATTGGCGATAAAACATACCAATATAAAAAAGAAATGGTAATGGGTTCATCGCGTATCAGTGAATTTGAAGTAATTGAAAATTCAGAGCTTGTTTTTGTAGGTTACGGCGTAAATGCACCAGAATATAACTGGAATGATTACAAAGATTTAGATGTTAAGGGTAAAACAGTCGTTATTCTCGTAAACGATCCTGGTTTTGCAACAAAAGATCCTGAATTATTTACAGGCGATGCAATGACATATTATGGTCGTTGGACTTATAAATATGAAGAAGCTAGTCGTCAAGGTGCTGCAGGTGCAATCATAGTGCATGAAACGGCTCCAGCATCATACCCTTGGTCTGTTGTTGAAAACTCTTGGACAGGCCCGCAATTCGGTTTCCAAAAAGAAAATAATAATATGGACCGTGTTGCAGTTGAAGGCTGGATCACAAACGATGTCGCGATTGAAATTTTCAAAAAAGCGGGTTTAGACTTCGGTAAACAAAAGCAACTTGCAGCAAAATCTTCACATCATGCTGATTTAGGCGATTTAACAGCAAGTGTAAGCGTAAAAAATACAATTAAAAAGTCTATCTCTAATAACTTTATCGCTACTTTGCCTGGTAGTGACAAAGCAGATGAGCATATTATCTATTCTGCACATTGGGATCACTTAGGTACAGATCCAACTAAAAAAGGCGATAAAATATATAACGGTGCTCATGATAATGCGACTGGTACAGCTGGCATGATTGAAGTAGCTGAAGCGTTTGCTTCATTACCTAAGAACCCTAAACGTTCTATCACATTTTTAGCTTTGACAGCTGAAGAACAAGGTTTATTAGGTTCTAAGTACTATGCTGCTAATCCTGTTATTTCTCCAAAAAGTACTGTCGCTAACATCAATATGGATAGTTTAAACCTTTTAGGAAGAGTAAAAGATGTCAGTGTTGTTGGTATCGGAAAATCTGAACTAGACGATATGCTTGCTGTTGCTGCAACAAAGCAAAACCGTACAATAGGTGGTGATCCAAAACCATCTTCAGGTGGTTACTACCGCTCTGATCATTTTGCTTTTGCTAGCATGGGTGTACCGGCTATGTACGCTGGTGGCGGTACCTTACCAATTGATGATGCTACAGCGAAATACAGAAAACGTATGGGTCTAATATTGCGTGGTTGTTACCACCAAGCATGTGACCATTACAGAAAAGGCTGGGATTTATCAGGAGCAGTTCAAGATTTGAAATTGTTCTATCATGTAGGCTTTGATTTATCAGAACAAAAAGATTGGCCAAAATGGGATACTAAATCCGAATTCCAAAGAAAATAA
- a CDS encoding putative manganese transporter: MFFNSTLYSNTYNISKILFNKRALLPLALFAFLLTPATQEIVLQSLSDAFLQVSIFVAGTLFLYYYLVDKFPQLELTYVRRHAPNLEVPISAVLGALPGCGGAIIVVTQFTKRQASFGSVVAVLTATMGDAAFLLLATRPFDGMIVLSTGLIVGSISGYIVNKIHEVDYLAPEADSIPKNQPTIQDTPIKYAGRVFWRIVFIPSLIIALMLAFQFDFSAMSYKLNEANIFFGAVCALIVVSLWAFTSKGETYQELTAEDDLQNKPSRLNRVMQDTHFVTAWVVAAFVLYELTRLFLGLDLKAWFMNYAVLGPLIGLLIGLLPGCGPQIVVTTLYIQGVIPFSALIANAISNDGDALFPAIALAPKAAFMATIYSTVPAFIVGYSVYYFFE; encoded by the coding sequence ATGTTTTTTAATTCGACGTTATATTCAAACACCTATAATATTTCAAAAATATTATTTAACAAACGTGCTTTACTGCCTTTGGCATTGTTCGCATTTTTATTGACACCTGCTACACAAGAAATCGTTTTACAATCGTTATCAGATGCTTTTTTACAAGTATCAATTTTTGTAGCAGGTACGCTATTTTTATATTATTACCTCGTAGATAAATTCCCTCAATTAGAACTTACCTATGTACGCAGACATGCGCCTAATTTAGAAGTACCTATTAGTGCAGTATTAGGTGCCTTGCCGGGTTGTGGTGGTGCTATTATAGTTGTTACACAATTTACCAAACGACAAGCAAGCTTTGGCTCTGTAGTAGCTGTTTTAACCGCGACTATGGGTGATGCTGCATTTTTACTACTTGCGACTCGTCCATTTGATGGCATGATAGTATTATCCACCGGTTTAATCGTTGGTTCAATATCTGGCTATATTGTAAATAAAATTCACGAAGTAGATTACCTTGCACCAGAGGCTGATTCTATACCAAAAAATCAACCAACAATTCAAGATACCCCGATAAAATATGCCGGTAGAGTATTTTGGCGCATCGTTTTCATACCAAGCTTGATAATTGCACTCATGCTTGCTTTTCAATTTGATTTTAGTGCTATGTCATACAAGTTAAATGAAGCAAATATTTTCTTTGGTGCTGTTTGTGCTTTAATTGTTGTTTCGCTTTGGGCATTTACTTCTAAAGGTGAGACTTATCAAGAGTTAACAGCTGAAGATGATTTACAAAATAAACCCTCTCGATTAAACCGAGTAATGCAAGATACTCATTTTGTCACTGCTTGGGTGGTTGCTGCTTTTGTTTTGTACGAATTAACTAGGCTATTTTTAGGATTAGATTTAAAAGCTTGGTTTATGAATTATGCAGTACTAGGACCATTAATCGGCTTGTTAATTGGATTGCTACCAGGTTGTGGTCCGCAAATAGTTGTAACAACGCTTTATATTCAAGGTGTGATCCCATTTTCTGCTTTGATTGCCAACGCTATATCAAATGATGGTGATGCACTCTTCCCTGCTATCGCATTAGCGCCTAAGGCTGCATTTATGGCAACTATATACTCTACAGTACCCGCCTTTATAGTTGGCTATAGTGTTTATTATTTTTTTGAGTAA